Proteins encoded within one genomic window of Haloplanus vescus:
- a CDS encoding thioredoxin family protein, whose translation MAGPSTAALEDALDDLIDAGLVAERDDGSLVTTDTFESARRVYRDSYADIDDATFRTTVAEAFGVDESTAAERIDAGSVTRADLIAYLSLDSTLDGVDDERLATMATLVAELSPGSPVPQSLTEVDDDSWRNFLDEHPDAVVTVWRHDCAPCAGLKEDLDDILSTLPDGVAVAGIDGESAPTFRRATDVDSAPAVCCFRDGNLETVVTGRRSPATYREEFDALY comes from the coding sequence ATGGCAGGCCCATCTACCGCGGCGCTGGAGGACGCCCTCGACGACCTCATCGACGCCGGTCTCGTCGCCGAACGCGACGACGGGTCGCTCGTGACGACCGACACCTTCGAATCCGCTCGGCGGGTGTATCGCGACTCCTACGCCGATATCGACGATGCCACCTTCCGGACGACGGTGGCCGAAGCGTTCGGCGTCGACGAGTCGACGGCGGCCGAGCGCATCGACGCCGGTTCGGTCACGCGCGCGGACCTCATTGCGTATCTCTCGCTCGATTCGACGCTGGACGGCGTCGACGACGAGCGACTGGCGACGATGGCGACGCTCGTCGCCGAACTCTCGCCGGGGTCGCCCGTCCCGCAGTCGCTCACGGAGGTCGACGACGACTCGTGGCGTAACTTCCTCGACGAGCATCCGGACGCCGTCGTGACGGTGTGGCGCCACGACTGTGCGCCCTGTGCGGGGTTGAAAGAAGACCTCGACGACATACTGTCGACGCTCCCGGACGGCGTGGCCGTCGCGGGCATCGACGGCGAGTCGGCGCCCACCTTCCGACGGGCGACCGACGTCGACAGCGCGCCGGCCGTCTGCTGTTTCCGTGACGGCAACCTCGAAACGGTGGTGACGGGGCGGCGTTCGCCCGCCACTTACCGCGAGGAGTTCGACGCGCTGTACTAG